In Candidatus Bathyarchaeota archaeon, the genomic window TTGAGCCACTAATAGTCAGCAAAGTCTACCGCCACAAGGGAATAGGGAAACAATTAATCAGAACGGTTGTTTCCGAAGCGTGCAACTTGGGCGTAAGGTTCCTCAATGTTAAACCTGTGGCACGAAATATCCAAGCAATAAAATTCTTTTATGAAAAAGGGTTCAAGAACCTTGGACACATTGAACTATGCTTAGACTTCTGTGAATATTCATGGAAGCAAGGGCCTCAAATCTTTGAGTGCAACTTCAACTTCTAAGACTTTAGTGCATGCTGATAAAAAAGGAGAAAAAACCTTTATGGAACTAGTTTCCATTGAATGCGCATAAGGAATTTGGGTTGTTATGAAAACACAACAATCGATTCGTGAAGGATTAAGACAACTACCTATTAGACCAGTCTACTTGGTCTCAATGGAACATAACGGAAAGAAAAACATTATTACCATAGGTATGTTTGCTTTCTTCTCAGGAAATCCTACTCTAGTCGGAGTTGGTGTTGCACCAAAAAGGCACTCCTACGACTTGATACGAAAAAGCCGAGAATACATTGTCAACGTAGTTGACGAAAAACTAATGGAAGCAGTACGAATTTGCGGAGAACATTCAGGTAGAGATGCAGATAAATTCAAGTTGGCAAGGCTTACCCCTGTAAAGGGGGTTAAGGTTAACGCTCCATACATTCAAGAATCTCCAGTTAACATCGAATGCAAAGTCGTTCAAGAAGTTGACATAGGTGACCATGTATGGTTCATTGGCGAAGTACAAGCTGCCAATGTCAACAAAGATTATGATTGGAAGCAAGGTATACTATTCAAGTGGATAGGAAAAGACGGGTTCTACTACAAAGTGGGAAAACAGCTGGGGAAGTACTGAATATGCGCGCGAATGGTACAAAATAGACTTTTGAGACAAACTGGCAATCAAAAGGTGATAGTGTTAGAAACCAAAGAAAGTGAATATTCATGACCGAAAAACGTGATCCCTGTAAGAATTTCAAAGGCTCTGCCGATCCAAGAAAACGAGGCTATGAAGAAGGATTAAGAAGTATCAATCTCAAGATGGGCAAGATTAAACACAAAATTGCCATAATAAGCGGTAAAGGCGGAGTGGGCAAAAGCACAGTGGCGGTGAACTTGGCGATGGCCTTCGCCACTCACGACCACGTCAACAGCGTAGGCATCTTAGACGCAGACATCACCGGACCTTGCGTACCAAAAATCCTGGGAACAAAAGGCCAAAAGCTTCAAGCCGGTCCTCCCGGCATCTTTCCAGCGACAGGTCCTTTAGGGATAAAGGTTGTTTCTATGGATTTTCTGCTTCCAAGCGACGAGGCGCCGGTTATTTGGCGGGGACCGCTTAAGATGATGGCAATTCAACAGTTTCTCTCCGACATTGTATGGGGAGAACTTGATTTTCTTTTCATAGACCTCCCTCCAGGCACAGGTGATGAGTCTCTTAGCGTCATGCAGCTTCTCCCTAACATGGACGGCGTGGTTATTGTAACGATT contains:
- a CDS encoding GNAT family N-acetyltransferase, which gives rise to MIRKYQPTDREQCRGLWRELAEWHREIYGDSTIGGEYPEDYFDEHLAEVGSDRLWVAIQDSKAVGLVGLIVKGKEAEIEPLIVSKVYRHKGIGKQLIRTVVSEACNLGVRFLNVKPVARNIQAIKFFYEKGFKNLGHIELCLDFCEYSWKQGPQIFECNFNF
- a CDS encoding flavin reductase family protein translates to MKTQQSIREGLRQLPIRPVYLVSMEHNGKKNIITIGMFAFFSGNPTLVGVGVAPKRHSYDLIRKSREYIVNVVDEKLMEAVRICGEHSGRDADKFKLARLTPVKGVKVNAPYIQESPVNIECKVVQEVDIGDHVWFIGEVQAANVNKDYDWKQGILFKWIGKDGFYYKVGKQLGKY
- a CDS encoding Mrp/NBP35 family ATP-binding protein — protein: MTEKRDPCKNFKGSADPRKRGYEEGLRSINLKMGKIKHKIAIISGKGGVGKSTVAVNLAMAFATHDHVNSVGILDADITGPCVPKILGTKGQKLQAGPPGIFPATGPLGIKVVSMDFLLPSDEAPVIWRGPLKMMAIQQFLSDIVWGELDFLFIDLPPGTGDESLSVMQLLPNMDGVVIVTIPSGVSQIVVKKAVTFARKLNIPVIGIIENMSGFICPKCGEKVAIFKVGGGETIAKDLAIPFLGIIPIDPVICEDSDKGMPFIIEHPDSPASKAFMEIVEKVEEFLKQKAI